Part of the Candidatus Hydrogenedentota bacterium genome, AGTTGGCATCGTCAGGCTGAGAAACAACCGGTGACCAAACAAAGGAAAGGGGGTGAGAGTATGAGCGAAAACAACGTGTTCGTACTGCCTGAGAACTGGAACGACCCGGACCTCGTTGACGAGGGAGAATACCGCGTCACGGTAACGAAACTCGCCTACAACGATGACGGCGACCGGCTCGTAGCAGAATTCCAGATCCTGGACGAAGGGCCCTTCGCGGGGCGAAAGCTGTTCCAGACGTTTACGCCCTCGATGCCCGTCGGAAAACGGCTTCTGGCAGACCTCTTCGAAGCCGCCGGGCTAACCCAGACAACAGGCACCATCTATCTGGACCAGGCCAAGGGCAAGACGCTGCGCGTGCAGGTGCGCCACAACCACAGCGACAAGACCAACCGCCAGTATGCCAACGTTACTGCCATACGCAGCGTGTAGGGCTGAACGAAGAGGCGGGGCGCGCGTCAACGCCCCGCCTCTTCAAGTACGTGATAAGTCATTCGGGAGAGCAAGACGTATGCATGAAGCAATCAGGCTTCCGGGAGATTGGGATCATATCCAGACTCAGCTCGCACTCGCGGGCCTCGCCGAAAATCTGGCCCTCGTTCGAAATGTCCGTCAGAAGCGGGATAACCGCATTGAGGTCGAGCTGGAAGTACACAGCGAAGGCCGCTTCAAAGGACAGAGGCTATCCAGGATCTTCGATTTGGACAAGGATGTTGACCGCCAGGCGCTCAAACAATTCGTCGTGGCTTTAGGAATCCACACCACGGGGCGGGAACTCGACCCAGAAGCCTGCAACAACAAACCGGTGCGGATTGCCCTCAGTTCAGGAACTGCCGACGACGGAAGGGTCATTGTCAACATCTTTGCATTCGATGAAGCGTAAGCGAGCCGGCAGAGTTGAATCCAGAGATAACCCAATGGATAAGAAGAACGGAAAGAAAACCAAGAATTTATTAGCCAAATCCTGGCGTGTCCGGACCGACATTCCGGACAACCTTCCTGTGAGCAATCGAGAAGTTGAGATTCTCCTTCGCTCCCTGCCTCAGGATTTGTTGGATACCTTTTGCAGATCCATGACATGTGCTAAGATCATTACTGGATCTCAGGAGGACTAACGATGAACGTGGTGCTGTATGCGCGCGTGTCGACTACGAAACAGGCAGAGCGAGACCTCTCAATCCCTGACCAGATTCGGCAGATGAAATCGTACTGCACACAGCATAATCACACAGTCGCAAAGGAATACCGGGAAGAAGGAGCGTCTGCCACGGATGACAAGCGGCCAGTCTTCCAAGAGATGATGAGGGACATCATCAACGGAAACGTCGTCATTGAAGCTATTCTCGTGCTGACTACAAGCCGTTTCTTTCGCGACGCCACAGCTGCCAGAATCTGGAAACATAACCTTCGCAAGAAGGGTATACGCGTTATTGCGACATCCCAAGAGGTTGCGGATGACCCCATGGGGGATTTTGTGGAGGGCATCTTTGAGCTTATAGATCAGTATGAAAGCCAAATGAATGGCTATCACACACTTCGCGGTATGAAGGAGAACGCACGACGCGGATACTTCAATGGCTCAAATGCTCCTTTTGGGTACTACTGTAACCGCGTGGAAGACGAAAAAGGGAATTTGAAAAGCCGTTTGGAGGTGAACCCTTCGGAAGCTGACACTGTAAGAAAGATCTTTTCTCTCTACACTGAGGGTTCCGATGGGAGAACAGTCGGTGCTAAACAGATCGCACAATTGCTCAACGATGAGAATGTTCGCGCCAGAGGAAGTGCGAAATGGTCCAAACAGCGTGTGCTTTCCATAATCAGTGACTCGACCTATATCGGGGAGTATTTCTTTAACCGAAAGGATGCCAAAACACGTCGAGAGAAGCCTCGTGACCAATGGATAGCTATTGAAGTAACGCCCATCGTAGAGTCGTCCGTATTCCATAAAGCTCAGCGAATTAGAGCGTCTCACGAACCTTCGCGAAAACCTGGCAGGACAACCGCAAGCCCGCTGCTCCTTGCAGGACTGATGAAATGCGGACTGTGTGGCGCGGCGATGACACTTGAGACGGGGAAAGGCGGCGGTTATCGCTACTACAACTGCCGCCGATTTCTGCGCGAGGGCAAGTTCGCCTGCAAGGGCCAACGCATTCCATCTGCGGAATTTGAAAAAGTAGTGCTCGCCCATCTATCCGATGTCGTCTTTTCTGAGACAAGGGTACAAACAATAGTTAATGAGGTGAGCCAGGCTCACGCAGAAATGCGCCGAAGCATGACGTCAGCCCGCGAACGCCTGAAGAAGCAACTCGAAAAAATCGAGGCAAAACTCCAACGCCATATTGATGCTATTGAAGCCGGCGCCGTCGATCTGAATCTGGTGGGCGAGCGCATTCAGGAGCTGCACGAAGAACGCGAAAACGTCCGTCGAGAACTCAATAATTATCAGACGCCAAAGGCCATTCCGGGCACAATTCAGCACCCGGACAACGTCCGTGTGATTCAAAAATCTCTCAAGGATTTGTTCCTCGCACGAGACAGCGGAATCGCCAAGCAGTATGTGCGTTATCTTGTTGACGAGATTATAGTTAACGGCACGGACGTGCACATCCACGGGAACACAACTGCCTTCCTGAACACCCTCGCACAAAAAAACAATGTGAGAACCGGATGTTTACCAGTTCTCACATTGGGTCATGACTGGCTCCGCGGACAGGACTCGAACCTGTGACCTAGTGGTTAACAGCCACCCGCTCTACCGACTGAGCTACCGCGGAATGGGTATTCAAAAGGCCTGAAGATCTTACTAAATGCGGGAGGGCGGGATCAAATAGTTGCCCGATTCTCAGTGAGCTGTGTTGGAGGGCACCGACTCTGCAATCAGCACGACCCAGTCTTCGTTGGGTGTTTCGGGGGGAGGCCCGAGAGGCACGGGGCCGCCTCCGACCAGAGGCTTCTCGGTACCGGCGAAGTTGCCGGTGCGCGGGTTGTACCATCGCTGGCGGAGCTCGCCCGGGGCGCCGCTCAGATCGAGGGTTCCTGTTTGTTCGGCAGAGGGCAGGTACACGGCGTAGCACTGGCCGGGTTTGGCGAAGACTTGTCCTGTGACCAGGTTGTATTCTCCCTGATACGTTGAGGCGCCGTGCAGCCATTCGTCAGCGGGGACCATTTCCCAGAAGGGGAGGTAGCGCTCGATGAATTCGCGGGCATACGCCATGTATCGCCAAAGCGGCTCGTATTTTCGGAAATCGTTGGTATCGAGGAGGTCGTCGAGGATGAACTCCAATTGCCCACCGGAAAAGTAGATGGGCCATAGGTATTCGCGCCTTTGCCGGGCTGCGTTCTCGGGATGGGACTTGTCTGGGAAGAACTCGTCCATTCCGATGACGAGGGGCATTCCGGCGGCCCGGGATTTTGCGCGCCACTGCTCGACAATGGCGGTGTCTCTGGTCTGGAATGACGTGACGGCGAAGCGTGGATCGCCCAGGAAAGGGGCCCACGCGTCCTCGACAGTGCCCGCGTGGTGCACAGTGATGGGGTGGTCGTAGGGGTCTACGTCCTGAAGGTACTGGGCGAAGTCTTTCACGAGTTCGGGAGGGAACTTGTGGTTCAGGTTGTATTCTTCGCAGAGGTTCCATTGCAGCGCGGGGAAATGCCCGAATCGGGCGGCAAGTTCGCGGTAATACAGCTTACGCTCGATGCCGAGCGTGGCGTCGTCCAGCTCGCGCTTGTTGGGTTCTTCGGCTTCGTTGAGGACGAAATGCAGCATGATGCCGTTGCGCTGGGCATGGTCGAACACGATGGCCCACTGGCGGAGTTTCGCGATGTCGAAATGGAGGTTGTCGTTGCGTGGGCTTCCGGCGGGGTCGATGGGACTCAGATAGGGGTACACGTTCTTGCCGTCGCCACCGATGTTCATCGGAAGGAAGTAGATGCTGTTGACTTTCATCGAGGCGAGGTAATTGAGCGCGCCGATAATGCCTTTTCCGCTGCCATTGTCCCAATCGGGATCGCCCTGGCGCCAGTCGGCCACATGCTTTTCATACGTATGCCCCGGGTTGGGCGTGTTCGCGAATCCGGCATAGGCGAGGAAATCTTCCGGGCTGTCGGTGCCGCCTTTCAGCCAGTACGGGCCATCGCGCAACTTGAAGTAGTGGCCGCCCACGTATTCGAGCCGGCCCCCGCGATAGAAGCCCGGGGCTGACACTTCTTGCGGCTGCACCGCAAGGATGCCGTCCGCGCCGTCGAACGCCGTCGCTTCCCCGTCGCCGGGGTCGAGGCTCACGGCGATGTTTGCCCCCTTTCTGAATGAGGCGCGGTAACGCCATTCGCCGACGGCGTCTGGCGAGAACATCGCGCGCCAGACATCGCCTTCAAGTCCGCCTTTGCCGTCTCCCGCGAAGAATCCCGGCACGTCGTATTCAATAGCGCCGGGGCCTGTGAACCGCACTTGCAGCCGGTAATCGAGAAAGGGGTTCGGATTGGAATCGGCGGCGCGCGCGCTGGGTCCGTGAAAATCGACAGTGACGGGACTCCACTTCGCGTGGCGTTCGTCTGTGCTGGATTCGTCCGGCGCGAACCCGTTGGCGCGGGCGAAAAGACCAAGCACCTGGTTTAGTTTGGCATCGCGTTCTCCGCCCTCGAGTTCGCCCCAGTCGCCGCCGGCGCAGATCAAGGCGGCATTCAGGTTGGGGATGAACGCCGATGAATTTCCCCGGGCCCCGATCGACATGACGGTGTCGCGGGGCGCATCAGGCCATGTCAACAAGCCGGGATGCAGGCGGCTGGTATCATTGAACCACCAATTGAAACCGTATACGCCGGGTCCCGCGGCGCTGAAATGGTCTGAGCTGCCGCCGTACGAGCCGATTCCGAGATAATCGTCATCAGTACCCGTGTGCTGGGTTTGCGGGAGATCTTTGGGCGTCTGGGGCCGCATGTATTCGTCGAAATAGCGCGCGGGCAACACCTGGCGTCCGTTCCAGTTGCCTTTTTGGGTCCAGAACCAGACGATGCGCGCGAAATCCCGTACGGATGCACTGAGCCGGTTCTTGCTGTTGAACTGCAGGCCGTCCTGGAAACCCAATACTCCCAGGTGCTGGGGAGCTGGGGCGGCCTCGTTGCCGTGCTGCTTGAAAACCTTCTCGAAGAGGGTCTTCTGGTACAACTGAATGGCAAAATCGTTGTAGGCCCATGCTTCGCCGGGGCCCTCGGGGCGCGCGTACCCGCTGGTCATGGCGCCGAGATGACGGAAGGTGATGCCTTGGTGCCGGGGCTGCAGTTGCCAACCGAAGTCCGCGATGGGTTGGTCCACGCTCGTGACAAGGCCTTCCTCGATAGCGAAGAAGAGGAGGGTGCTCAGCACGGGTTTCGCCGAAGAATACCAATCGCCCAACTGGGCCTGGTCGCCCCAGGTCTTGACGACATAGCCGTCTTTGATAACGCATCCCCGGCCGCCGAGGCGTTCGGCCAGAGCATCAAGGTCCGCGGCGTTCACGCCCACTTCAGCGGGAGCCCGGTGTTCCCAGTCCGCCCCTGGAAAATGTGTTTCTGCGCGCGCCGCGGACAGGCTGAAGAGCCCACATGCGAAGACAAGCAGGAACCGGTGCATCAGGCCAATCTCCCGTAGACAACAGAGTCATTATCGCGAAACCTGTCCGGCCCGATTTGCGGACCAGGCATTGCCGCTTCACAGGGTATCACATTCTGCGGGCATGTTTAGGGGCGTATTGCGATACGCCCCTACCGAACAAGGGTTCGTGGTTATTTCCTCGCGGCTTGGTCGTTGAGCACCGCGGTCGCGTGGCGGGCGTGGTGGCCGTGCAGGTCTTGCGCATACTCGCGCAGGATGCGTTCGCCCAAGCCGTCGTAGTCGCCGCAGCGATACAATGCGCGCGCCAGGATCAGTTCGCGCAGGGACAGATTACGGGACAGGTCGGGGTCGGCATATTGGGACTGGGTTTTGGCGTCCTGGATGTCCGTGGCCGCGTGTCCCATCATCCCCGGCATGCGCAGGAGCGCGGCCATGGCTTCGGCCGCTTCCGATGCCTTGAGCGATTCAAGAGCGACGGCGGCCGCCCGGTGATGGGAAAACGCGCTATCGGGACCGAGTTGTTTGAGCTTTCGGAGTATGGGTTCGACGGCGCGTTTGTCGCGGGTGGCGCCTGCAGCGATGATGAGGCTGTCGAGGGGACTGACACTGCCGCCGAATTGGCCCATACCCTTGAAATTCCAGCCCTCGTCCCATTCGCGGCTGTCGATGGCCGCGAGCAGAGTGGAAATGCCCATGTTGTCGCCGAGCATGCCCAGGATGTGGGCGTAGACGAGACGGTCGTCCTCGTTGGCCGCCAGTTCGTATGCGGAGCGGAGCAGCGGCTTAGCCTCGTCCGGCTGCGCGAGAATTACGCCCAGTCCCTTGAAATCGTCTACGACGTCCGCGACGGCCTGCCGCACCTTTGCCTCGCTGAATGGGTAGGAATCGGTGTCGGTAAGCACATTCTCGGGGACGCAACCGGTTTCCACGAGGTGGTGTTGGAGCGCTTTGAGGTCGATATGGCGCAACGGCACGCCGGCCTGCGCGGCCATGGCCGCGGCCGCGCCCGCCGCGTAACCCTGGTTCTGGATGTCGGGCTGCATGCGCAGAATCGGGACGGCGTCCCGGTGAGCGCTGATGCCCAATCCGGTAACCAGCATGCCCTCATACCCCTCTGGCAGGAGGGCGCGGTAGGGCGTGTAACCGCCGACGCCGGTCTTGTCTGGAGGATTCAAGGTGAACAGCGGGTGCACCGTGTAGCCGTGGCTGTCGAAGTTACTGTACGAATAGCCGATGCTGTCCGGATAGGTGCGGCCGTTGAAGAGGTCCAGAGGCGAGATGACGAAGTCGCCGACGATGCGGCGCCGTTCACGCGTGTCGATCAACTGGCCGAGATCGAAGGCGGACTTATATTTGTCTTTCGCGACGACGAATGTTTGCCACATGTCCAGGATATCGCCGTCGTCGGTGATCGTGTAATCGGTATTGGTGTAGTTGGCGCCCAGATTGCGAGGGGGCATGCCGGTGCCCTGCACGGCGACGTAGGAGCCATCCGTGTACACGCTTTGGGCGCCTGCCGCGACCGCGATGTCGGCGTTGCCGGTGGAATCGATGACGACGTCCGCCAGGACCACCCCGCGTCCCCATGGCGTGGCCACGACGGCTCCTTTGACGGTGTTGCCGTCAACCACCGCTCCGCAGCCGATGCAGCCGAACCAGATATCAGCGCCCGCGGCGCGCAACTCGCGCCGGTACCATTCCATGCGGCCCTCGACGTACCATCCCGACTTGCCTCTTTGTGCGCCGGTCGCTTCCATGGCGGCGTCGATTTCGGCGGTAAACCCCTGCCGGTGGCCCCAGTAATAGTTTCCAATGAGACCAAGCGTGCTGACGCCACCGAGGCCATGGAGGTACTCGACGACGAGGGTTCTGGCGCCGCGCCGCGCTGCCGAGATGCCCGCCGGCGCGCCGCCCGTGCCTCCCCCGATGACCACCACGTCGTATTCGGCGAGCACCGGCAACGCGGCCGCCTCGGCCGGGATCGTGGGCAATCCGTTCTGGAAAGGACGCACGCCGGTGAGGGACTCGCGCACGTCGCCCGGTTCGGTCGGGGCGCCTGGTCTGCCGGGCACGTAGGCTCCTGGAGCCAACGCGCGCGCAGGGCCGGTTTCGCCGAGGGTGTTGCGGAGGGTCTCGGCGAGGAGCGCGGCCACACGGCGTTCGCCTTCCGCGGAAGGATGCACGCCGTCCGGAAACAGCGCCACGGCGTCTTGCACGAGGGCAGCATTCACGTCGGCGAGCGCCGCGCCGGTATCGTGTGCCACGCGCGCGGCGGCGTCGCGATAGCGGGTCAAGACGGCTTCGAGTCCGCCCTCCGGGTCGTAGTATTCCTTGGGGTGGCGGGCATGGTACTGCTCAGGCACGATGGGCGGCAGGGTACAGACGACAACCTGCGCCCCGGCGGCCTGGCAGCGTTTCACGATCTCCCGCAGAGCGCCCTCGTAGGCGTCCAGCGGCGTTTTGTACGCGCCGGGCGAGGGCATCACGCTGTCGTTGGTACCGAACATCACCACGACGGCTGCCGGACGGTGTGCCAGGACGTCGTTCTCGATGCGGGCGAGCCCTCGCGGCGCTGTATCGCCCCCAACGCCGGCGTTGATCACGTCGTAATTGCCCAGCAGGGTTTCGAGGCGGCCGGGATAATGCTGCGCGGTAATGCTGTCCCCGAAACACACGATTTTGGGCCGGGGTTTAGCGCGCGCCCCGGCGGCGGCCGCGCGGCCGATGCGGGTCCCGGCGTCCATGTAAGCGAGTGGGCGGAGCAGCTTCGCCGCGGCGTCGCGCGGCACGTCGGCGCATCCGCCAAGCACGTACAGGCGCTTGATGTCCACCGGCCGGAACACATCGAGGTCGACAGCCCCGGGACCCGGCCACTCGCTGTCGAGGGAGAATTCACCGAGTATCTTGTCTGGGGGGACTTGGAACGGCATGTCGGAAGCCGCAACCTGCCCTTTTGCGTAGGATGCGTCGCGCAGAGTGTTCTCGGCAGCGGCGAACGAGGCACACGACGCATCGGGCATGTCGATATCGAGGGTATAGGCGAAGGCGTCGTACTGCGGGGACGCGCCGCCCTCCGCCTGCACGCTCTGTACGGGCGAAGGAAGCAGCTCAACGCGCGCCGGTGTGCCGGCAGGCTGTTCGCCCCCCACCACGATGCGCGTGAACGGCTGTTTGCCCGCGGGATACTCGGAGAATTTCGCGCCTGCCATACGCGCGACCGTTCCGCGGTCGGTTGCATCGATGACGACCTTGGCGAGCACGGCCTGGCGTCCGGCGCGGTTGGCCATAACGATACCCGCAAGTTCTCCGCCGGGTTCGCGCAGGACATCGGTGGGATAACAGCCGAACAGGAACTCGACCCCGGCGTCGAGCAGCGCCTGGTCGAGCACGCGTTTCACTTGCATGGGCGCGGGCGGCAGGCGATGGCCGCGCTTGAGCGCGGCTTCATCCACCGGCGGCTCGATTGCGATCTCGGCCAACAGCAGGCGTTGGACGTTGGGAGTCTTGCGCGCGGTCACCCGCACGTAGCGCGCCGTGGCATCGACCGGCACGCTCAGCGTCAACGCGGAATCGAGGAAATCGCCCTGGCCCAGTTTGTCGTTCACGACCGTGCCGATTTCGCGCCAGGCCGTGCCGTCGCCGCTGATGGCAATGGCAGCATCCTGTAGTTCAATGTCAGCGTTGCGCTGAAACGCCAGTATGTGGACCTTGCCTATAGCAGTCGCGCTGCCGAGGTCGGCCGTGACGACTACGTCGCCGTTGTACTGGACGCTCTGGTTATATGCGTTCTGCCATTTTCCGTCGGCGAGCATGCTCGGGGGCGTGGTGTCTTTGTGCTGTTCGTCGAAAGTCAGGCTGGTTTCGTAGGTGAACGGGAGCAGCTCGCGGACGGGCGTGCACAACAGGGGCTCTTCGAACAGCGACTGGGCGAGCGGGGTTGCGGGTTCCTCGCCCGGCTCCAGCCACAGCCGGTACGTGCCGCAGACATCTTCGCCCAGGTACGGCTGCGGGGCGGCGAGAAACACCTTCGCGCCCTGTCCCGCCGCCTCAACGGCCGCTGCTACGGCTCCCGTCGACCCGCCAATCACCACCACGTCGACTTCATAGGCTACGGGTATCTGCCGCGCCGACTGAAGCACGATTCTCTCCTGCGCCCCGCTGACCGACGCCAGAAGAACGAGAGCAATGGACATACCACCCACAAGAATACGCTTTGACATGAGCAAGACTCCTCAAGAACGCCGACTGCATTGGAGAAACCTCGGACCAGTCCCTTCTCCAAAGCTATACCGATTTGTGGGCAGCGGCGTCAAATGGAAGGAGACGGGGGAGCCTCGGACGAAGCGCGGGGTCGGTCGTCTGTTGGCCGTGGGCGAACGGCGTC contains:
- a CDS encoding DUF669 domain-containing protein; the encoded protein is MSENNVFVLPENWNDPDLVDEGEYRVTVTKLAYNDDGDRLVAEFQILDEGPFAGRKLFQTFTPSMPVGKRLLADLFEAAGLTQTTGTIYLDQAKGKTLRVQVRHNHSDKTNRQYANVTAIRSV
- a CDS encoding recombinase family protein, which translates into the protein MNVVLYARVSTTKQAERDLSIPDQIRQMKSYCTQHNHTVAKEYREEGASATDDKRPVFQEMMRDIINGNVVIEAILVLTTSRFFRDATAARIWKHNLRKKGIRVIATSQEVADDPMGDFVEGIFELIDQYESQMNGYHTLRGMKENARRGYFNGSNAPFGYYCNRVEDEKGNLKSRLEVNPSEADTVRKIFSLYTEGSDGRTVGAKQIAQLLNDENVRARGSAKWSKQRVLSIISDSTYIGEYFFNRKDAKTRREKPRDQWIAIEVTPIVESSVFHKAQRIRASHEPSRKPGRTTASPLLLAGLMKCGLCGAAMTLETGKGGGYRYYNCRRFLREGKFACKGQRIPSAEFEKVVLAHLSDVVFSETRVQTIVNEVSQAHAEMRRSMTSARERLKKQLEKIEAKLQRHIDAIEAGAVDLNLVGERIQELHEERENVRRELNNYQTPKAIPGTIQHPDNVRVIQKSLKDLFLARDSGIAKQYVRYLVDEIIVNGTDVHIHGNTTAFLNTLAQKNNVRTGCLPVLTLGHDWLRGQDSNL
- a CDS encoding DUF5060 domain-containing protein, coding for MHRFLLVFACGLFSLSAARAETHFPGADWEHRAPAEVGVNAADLDALAERLGGRGCVIKDGYVVKTWGDQAQLGDWYSSAKPVLSTLLFFAIEEGLVTSVDQPIADFGWQLQPRHQGITFRHLGAMTSGYARPEGPGEAWAYNDFAIQLYQKTLFEKVFKQHGNEAAPAPQHLGVLGFQDGLQFNSKNRLSASVRDFARIVWFWTQKGNWNGRQVLPARYFDEYMRPQTPKDLPQTQHTGTDDDYLGIGSYGGSSDHFSAAGPGVYGFNWWFNDTSRLHPGLLTWPDAPRDTVMSIGARGNSSAFIPNLNAALICAGGDWGELEGGERDAKLNQVLGLFARANGFAPDESSTDERHAKWSPVTVDFHGPSARAADSNPNPFLDYRLQVRFTGPGAIEYDVPGFFAGDGKGGLEGDVWRAMFSPDAVGEWRYRASFRKGANIAVSLDPGDGEATAFDGADGILAVQPQEVSAPGFYRGGRLEYVGGHYFKLRDGPYWLKGGTDSPEDFLAYAGFANTPNPGHTYEKHVADWRQGDPDWDNGSGKGIIGALNYLASMKVNSIYFLPMNIGGDGKNVYPYLSPIDPAGSPRNDNLHFDIAKLRQWAIVFDHAQRNGIMLHFVLNEAEEPNKRELDDATLGIERKLYYRELAARFGHFPALQWNLCEEYNLNHKFPPELVKDFAQYLQDVDPYDHPITVHHAGTVEDAWAPFLGDPRFAVTSFQTRDTAIVEQWRAKSRAAGMPLVIGMDEFFPDKSHPENAARQRREYLWPIYFSGGQLEFILDDLLDTNDFRKYEPLWRYMAYAREFIERYLPFWEMVPADEWLHGASTYQGEYNLVTGQVFAKPGQCYAVYLPSAEQTGTLDLSGAPGELRQRWYNPRTGNFAGTEKPLVGGGPVPLGPPPETPNEDWVVLIAESVPSNTAH
- a CDS encoding FAD-dependent oxidoreductase — protein: MSKRILVGGMSIALVLLASVSGAQERIVLQSARQIPVAYEVDVVVIGGSTGAVAAAVEAAGQGAKVFLAAPQPYLGEDVCGTYRLWLEPGEEPATPLAQSLFEEPLLCTPVRELLPFTYETSLTFDEQHKDTTPPSMLADGKWQNAYNQSVQYNGDVVVTADLGSATAIGKVHILAFQRNADIELQDAAIAISGDGTAWREIGTVVNDKLGQGDFLDSALTLSVPVDATARYVRVTARKTPNVQRLLLAEIAIEPPVDEAALKRGHRLPPAPMQVKRVLDQALLDAGVEFLFGCYPTDVLREPGGELAGIVMANRAGRQAVLAKVVIDATDRGTVARMAGAKFSEYPAGKQPFTRIVVGGEQPAGTPARVELLPSPVQSVQAEGGASPQYDAFAYTLDIDMPDASCASFAAAENTLRDASYAKGQVAASDMPFQVPPDKILGEFSLDSEWPGPGAVDLDVFRPVDIKRLYVLGGCADVPRDAAAKLLRPLAYMDAGTRIGRAAAAGARAKPRPKIVCFGDSITAQHYPGRLETLLGNYDVINAGVGGDTAPRGLARIENDVLAHRPAAVVVMFGTNDSVMPSPGAYKTPLDAYEGALREIVKRCQAAGAQVVVCTLPPIVPEQYHARHPKEYYDPEGGLEAVLTRYRDAAARVAHDTGAALADVNAALVQDAVALFPDGVHPSAEGERRVAALLAETLRNTLGETGPARALAPGAYVPGRPGAPTEPGDVRESLTGVRPFQNGLPTIPAEAAALPVLAEYDVVVIGGGTGGAPAGISAARRGARTLVVEYLHGLGGVSTLGLIGNYYWGHRQGFTAEIDAAMEATGAQRGKSGWYVEGRMEWYRRELRAAGADIWFGCIGCGAVVDGNTVKGAVVATPWGRGVVLADVVIDSTGNADIAVAAGAQSVYTDGSYVAVQGTGMPPRNLGANYTNTDYTITDDGDILDMWQTFVVAKDKYKSAFDLGQLIDTRERRRIVGDFVISPLDLFNGRTYPDSIGYSYSNFDSHGYTVHPLFTLNPPDKTGVGGYTPYRALLPEGYEGMLVTGLGISAHRDAVPILRMQPDIQNQGYAAGAAAAMAAQAGVPLRHIDLKALQHHLVETGCVPENVLTDTDSYPFSEAKVRQAVADVVDDFKGLGVILAQPDEAKPLLRSAYELAANEDDRLVYAHILGMLGDNMGISTLLAAIDSREWDEGWNFKGMGQFGGSVSPLDSLIIAAGATRDKRAVEPILRKLKQLGPDSAFSHHRAAAVALESLKASEAAEAMAALLRMPGMMGHAATDIQDAKTQSQYADPDLSRNLSLRELILARALYRCGDYDGLGERILREYAQDLHGHHARHATAVLNDQAARK